A region of Candidatus Methylomirabilota bacterium DNA encodes the following proteins:
- a CDS encoding LLM class flavin-dependent oxidoreductase — protein sequence MHLMYFTEQPMSAYSADEGLKFGATALMFSNKHFDPVAGSRLYNEYLEHYRLAEEVGFDGIMLNEHHNAPFCMQAKCNVFASILAAMTKRVKLVLLGNPLPLADNPVRLAEELAMIDMISRGRLVSGFVRGGGQEQLAAGVNPAYNRERFEEAHELIVRAWTQPGPFRWEGAHYQHRVVNPWAVPLQKPHPRVWIPGVVSKETIVWAARQRYPYIALSTAIDATKKIWELYDSVAAEVGYTSGPENRGYLQRCHVAETEEKAMANARQFMWMQGEFTGLAHPVWSSPSGYFSPSYRKAFVEYAVGRRANPRGAEFEDQIRDQQIIAGTPKTVIKKLRRLLEETRPSILGFWTSDGFVSNEDAAACIRLLGQEVLPAVREMGKELGLWSPFEANAPVSIAFATGPAPAAA from the coding sequence ATGCATCTCATGTACTTCACCGAGCAGCCGATGTCGGCATATTCGGCCGACGAGGGGCTGAAGTTCGGCGCCACGGCCCTGATGTTCTCGAACAAGCACTTCGATCCCGTTGCCGGCAGCCGGCTCTACAACGAGTACCTGGAGCACTACCGGCTGGCTGAAGAAGTTGGCTTCGACGGCATCATGCTGAACGAGCACCACAACGCGCCGTTCTGCATGCAGGCCAAGTGCAACGTCTTCGCGTCGATCTTAGCCGCGATGACCAAGCGCGTGAAGCTGGTGCTGCTCGGCAACCCGCTGCCCCTGGCCGACAACCCGGTGCGCCTCGCTGAAGAACTGGCCATGATCGACATGATCTCCCGGGGCCGCCTGGTCTCGGGTTTCGTCCGCGGCGGAGGTCAGGAGCAGCTCGCCGCGGGCGTCAACCCGGCCTACAATCGCGAGCGCTTCGAGGAGGCGCACGAGCTGATCGTCCGCGCGTGGACGCAGCCGGGGCCGTTTCGCTGGGAAGGTGCCCATTACCAGCACCGGGTCGTGAACCCGTGGGCGGTACCGCTCCAGAAGCCGCACCCGCGCGTGTGGATCCCGGGCGTGGTGAGCAAGGAGACCATCGTCTGGGCGGCGCGCCAGCGCTACCCGTACATCGCGCTCAGCACCGCGATCGACGCGACGAAGAAGATCTGGGAGCTGTACGACTCGGTCGCCGCCGAGGTGGGGTATACGTCAGGGCCGGAGAACCGCGGCTACCTCCAGCGCTGCCACGTCGCCGAGACCGAGGAGAAGGCGATGGCCAATGCCCGGCAGTTCATGTGGATGCAGGGGGAATTCACCGGTCTCGCCCATCCGGTGTGGTCGAGCCCGTCGGGCTACTTTTCGCCGTCGTACCGCAAGGCGTTCGTCGAGTACGCGGTGGGACGCCGCGCGAACCCCCGCGGGGCGGAGTTCGAGGACCAGATTCGTGATCAGCAGATCATTGCCGGGACGCCGAAGACCGTCATCAAGAAGCTCCGCCGATTGCTCGAAGAGACGCGCCCGTCCATCCTAGGCTTCTGGACGAGCGACGGCTTCGTCAGCAACGAGGATGCCGCCGCCTGCATACGCCTGCTCGGGCAGGAAGTGCTCCCCGCGGTCCGTGAGATGGGCAAGGAGCTCGGCCTCTGGAGCCCGTTCGAGGCCAACGCTCCGGTGAGCATCGCCTTTGCTACAGGGCCGGCCCCGGCCGCGGCCTGA
- a CDS encoding alpha/beta hydrolase, translating into MTPVPATTDMGWSTEDIQVAGATLRLRKAGAGDPLLVLPHDIGSLDRLPFYDALARRFSVYVPSHPGYDGSERPSWMRSVRDVAVTYQSFLATINLANVSLVGLGFGGWIAAEMATMSPQAFRRLVLVGAMGVKPVTGEILDQALVSYIDYVRAGFEDQGVFDRLFGAEPPTELLEQWDLNREMTFRIAWKPYMYNPTLPHLLGGVKAPALIVWGRGDKIVPLECGEAYARALPRSRVAVVAGSGHFVDMEQPEALARLIVEFAAEP; encoded by the coding sequence GTGACGCCGGTGCCCGCCACGACCGACATGGGCTGGTCCACGGAAGACATTCAGGTGGCAGGGGCGACGCTTCGCCTCCGGAAGGCCGGAGCCGGCGACCCACTGCTTGTGCTGCCCCACGACATCGGGAGCCTCGACCGCCTGCCCTTTTACGACGCCCTGGCGCGGCGGTTCTCCGTCTACGTTCCGTCGCATCCGGGCTACGACGGGTCGGAGCGACCGAGCTGGATGCGAAGCGTCCGGGACGTGGCGGTCACCTATCAGTCGTTCCTCGCGACGATCAACTTGGCGAACGTATCTTTGGTCGGCTTGGGCTTCGGCGGCTGGATTGCCGCGGAGATGGCGACCATGTCTCCCCAGGCCTTCCGGCGGCTCGTGCTGGTCGGCGCGATGGGCGTGAAGCCGGTCACGGGCGAGATTCTCGACCAGGCGCTCGTGAGCTACATCGACTATGTCCGCGCCGGCTTCGAGGACCAGGGCGTCTTCGACCGCCTGTTCGGCGCCGAGCCGCCGACGGAACTGCTCGAGCAGTGGGACCTGAACCGGGAGATGACGTTCCGGATCGCGTGGAAGCCGTATATGTACAACCCGACGCTGCCGCATCTCTTGGGGGGGGTGAAGGCGCCCGCGCTGATCGTCTGGGGGCGCGGCGACAAGATCGTGCCGCTGGAATGCGGAGAAGCGTACGCGCGGGCGCTGCCGCGGAGCCGCGTGGCCGTCGTCGCCGGGTCGGGCCATTTTGTCGACATGGAGCAGCCTGAGGCCCTCGCCAGGCTCATCGTGGAGTTCGCCGCCGAGCCGTGA
- a CDS encoding amidohydrolase family protein yields the protein MPERLISGDNHIDLTYCPPDLWASQAPAKWKLQVPRVEELEDGLHWFVEAQDKGMWNGVGPGFLKYQKGMFGHIDEMKAIGFEWDNRRGAQPRPTTPELRLADLDRDGLDAEIVYGCLMINEMIANGDQRAWANRIYNDWAVDFAKRADPNRIFPLAIIPNNDPRVAAEEVRRCAAMGLKGGDLAFKRMSLPLYHHDWYPLWEAAAECRFPISFHSTGFKGLRTPDTPEMEKEYTLQWRLVRSALFQLDTMEVFVSLIASGACEKYPDFKFVLGESGVTWLPYVFDRLDTEYEDRGRALGFSMKPSDYFRRQGFTTYQQDKFMEPIIPLVGEDSIIWGADYPHPDCIWPESRRTIEKNLGMLSVGTRRKITSENVIKLYNLR from the coding sequence ATGCCAGAGCGACTCATTTCGGGTGACAATCATATCGACCTGACCTACTGCCCGCCCGACCTGTGGGCCTCGCAGGCGCCGGCCAAGTGGAAGCTCCAGGTCCCTCGCGTGGAAGAGCTGGAGGACGGCCTGCACTGGTTCGTGGAGGCGCAGGACAAGGGGATGTGGAACGGGGTCGGGCCCGGGTTCCTGAAGTACCAGAAGGGCATGTTCGGCCACATCGATGAGATGAAGGCCATCGGGTTCGAGTGGGACAACCGGCGCGGCGCCCAGCCGAGGCCGACCACGCCTGAGCTGCGGCTGGCGGATCTCGACCGGGACGGGCTCGACGCGGAGATCGTCTACGGCTGCCTGATGATCAACGAAATGATCGCGAACGGTGACCAGCGCGCCTGGGCGAACCGGATCTACAACGACTGGGCCGTGGACTTCGCCAAGCGCGCCGACCCGAACCGGATCTTCCCGCTGGCCATCATCCCCAACAACGACCCGCGCGTCGCCGCCGAGGAAGTCCGCCGCTGCGCCGCGATGGGGCTCAAGGGCGGGGATCTCGCCTTCAAGCGCATGAGCCTGCCGCTCTACCACCATGACTGGTATCCCTTGTGGGAAGCCGCGGCCGAGTGCCGCTTCCCGATCTCGTTCCACTCGACCGGCTTCAAGGGCCTGCGCACCCCCGACACCCCGGAGATGGAGAAGGAGTACACGCTCCAGTGGCGCCTCGTGCGGTCGGCGCTCTTCCAGCTCGACACGATGGAAGTGTTCGTGTCGCTGATCGCCTCGGGCGCCTGCGAGAAGTATCCGGACTTCAAGTTCGTCCTCGGCGAGTCGGGGGTGACGTGGCTGCCGTACGTGTTCGACCGGCTCGATACGGAGTACGAGGACAGGGGGCGCGCCCTCGGCTTCTCCATGAAGCCCAGCGACTACTTCCGGCGTCAGGGCTTTACGACCTATCAGCAAGATAAGTTCATGGAGCCGATCATCCCGCTCGTGGGCGAGGACAGCATCATCTGGGGCGCCGACTACCCGCACCCGGACTGCATCTGGCCCGAGTCCCGGCGGACGATCGAGAAAAACCTCGGCATGCTGTCCGTGGGCACCCGCCGCAAGATCACCTCCGAGAACGTCATCAAGCTCTACAACCTGCGCTAG
- a CDS encoding NAD(P)-dependent oxidoreductase — translation MKVGFIGLGIMGTSMASNLIKAGHELVVHDIKRSAAAPHLKAGAVWADTPRKLAEAVEVVMTSLPGPPEMESVALGKDGLLSGMAAGKVYFDLTTNSPKVVRRVHAVFAEKGVHLLDAPVSGGPSGARTRKLALWVGGDEDVFLKYKPVLDAIGDQPVHVGPIGAGSVTKLVHNCAGYAIQTALAEVFTLGVKAGVEPLALWEAVRQGAGGRQRTFDRIPHQFFRGKYDPPNFALRLAHKDVTLATELGREQGVPMRIANLALAELTEALNRGWGERDSRIPMSLQEERAGVQVRVEEGRLREALERAGLTG, via the coding sequence ATGAAAGTCGGGTTCATCGGGCTGGGCATCATGGGCACCAGCATGGCGTCGAATCTGATCAAGGCCGGCCACGAGCTGGTCGTCCACGACATCAAGCGCTCTGCGGCGGCGCCCCACCTCAAGGCGGGCGCGGTGTGGGCCGATACGCCGCGCAAGCTCGCCGAAGCCGTCGAAGTGGTGATGACCTCGCTGCCCGGCCCGCCCGAGATGGAGTCGGTTGCCCTCGGGAAAGACGGCCTGCTCAGCGGGATGGCCGCGGGCAAGGTCTACTTCGACCTCACCACCAACTCCCCCAAGGTCGTCCGGCGGGTGCACGCCGTGTTCGCCGAGAAGGGCGTGCATCTGCTCGACGCGCCCGTGAGCGGAGGGCCGAGCGGGGCGCGCACCCGCAAGCTCGCGCTGTGGGTCGGCGGCGACGAGGACGTGTTCCTCAAATACAAGCCCGTGCTGGACGCCATCGGCGACCAGCCGGTCCACGTCGGTCCCATCGGCGCGGGCTCCGTCACCAAGCTCGTGCACAACTGCGCCGGGTACGCGATCCAGACCGCGCTCGCGGAGGTCTTCACGCTGGGCGTGAAGGCCGGCGTGGAGCCGCTCGCGCTCTGGGAGGCGGTGCGCCAGGGCGCGGGCGGGCGCCAGCGAACGTTCGACCGGATTCCGCACCAGTTCTTCCGCGGCAAGTACGACCCGCCAAACTTCGCCCTGCGCCTGGCTCACAAGGACGTCACGCTCGCCACCGAGCTCGGCCGCGAGCAAGGTGTCCCGATGAGGATCGCGAACCTGGCCCTGGCCGAGCTGACAGAGGCGTTGAACCGCGGCTGGGGCGAGCGCGACTCGCGGATTCCCATGAGCCTCCAGGAGGAGCGCGCCGGGGTCCAGGTGCGCGTCGAGGAGGGGCGCCTCCGCGAAGCGCTTGAACGGGCGGGGCTCACGGGGTAG
- a CDS encoding carboxymuconolactone decarboxylase family protein — MAAQAAASPAREEVRGVVPKLIELSEKVLYGDVWERPGLSKRDRSLITVAALTAMYRGDQLKGHIERALANGVTKDEIGEVITHMAFYAGWPTAMTAARIATHVFDGKK; from the coding sequence ATGGCCGCACAAGCAGCCGCATCACCAGCGAGGGAGGAAGTTCGCGGGGTCGTCCCCAAGCTGATCGAGCTGAGCGAGAAGGTGCTCTACGGAGACGTCTGGGAGCGCCCCGGACTCTCCAAGCGAGACAGGAGCCTCATCACCGTGGCCGCGCTCACGGCGATGTACCGCGGTGACCAGCTGAAGGGGCACATCGAGCGCGCGCTGGCGAACGGCGTGACGAAGGACGAGATCGGTGAAGTCATCACGCACATGGCGTTCTATGCGGGCTGGCCCACCGCCATGACGGCGGCGCGCATCGCAACCCACGTCTTCGACGGCAAGAAATAG
- a CDS encoding N-acyl homoserine lactonase family protein, giving the protein MYEVYALKYSERDTTKCQFFYREASHDKLTLHYFVWLILGGPQPVLVDTGFLDDEATSRGMRNYVTPASMVERAGIKAADVPISLITHLHYDHWAGHSLFPNAEFWIQQEEAAFWTGKYGGTPAFRGSANVNALAGLVTLNYANRIKFLDGDREVFPGLRVHRVGGHTAGLQIVSVETKRGTVVLTSDASHFYHNVETRQPVQIITNLPEMLDAFETIHALAGKEKLIVAGHDPLVADRFQQVEPGIIKIA; this is encoded by the coding sequence ATGTACGAGGTCTACGCGCTCAAGTACTCGGAACGGGACACGACGAAGTGCCAGTTCTTCTACCGCGAGGCGTCGCACGACAAGCTCACGCTCCACTACTTCGTCTGGCTGATCCTGGGCGGCCCGCAGCCGGTCCTCGTGGACACGGGCTTCCTTGACGACGAGGCCACGTCGCGCGGCATGCGCAACTACGTCACCCCGGCGTCGATGGTCGAGCGCGCGGGGATCAAGGCCGCCGACGTGCCCATCTCGCTCATCACGCACCTGCACTACGACCACTGGGCGGGCCACAGCCTCTTCCCCAACGCGGAGTTCTGGATCCAGCAGGAGGAAGCCGCATTCTGGACGGGCAAATACGGCGGGACGCCGGCCTTTCGCGGGTCGGCCAACGTCAATGCGCTGGCCGGGCTCGTGACGCTGAACTACGCCAACCGCATCAAGTTCCTCGACGGCGACCGCGAGGTGTTCCCCGGACTCCGCGTGCACAGGGTCGGCGGCCACACCGCGGGGCTGCAAATCGTCAGCGTCGAGACCAAGCGCGGCACGGTCGTCCTCACCTCGGATGCCTCGCACTTCTACCACAACGTGGAGACGCGCCAGCCCGTGCAGATCATCACGAACCTGCCCGAGATGCTCGACGCCTTCGAGACCATCCACGCGCTGGCCGGCAAGGAGAAGCTGATCGTCGCGGGCCACGACCCGCTCGTGGCCGACCGCTTCCAGCAGGTCGAGCCCGGCATCATCAAGATCGCCTGA
- a CDS encoding TauD/TfdA family dioxygenase — protein sequence MAPANTSDRHAWVRNSLSHSDWLVSLPAGAVDELESVVHRLRREPLPTLLLSPIQFALPQCRQVMAAVARQLRDGIGLAVLDRVPVERFSAEENRALGWLLGSLLGRLVAQKWDGTMLYDVRDTGRALTYGVRRSVTNLDLQFHTDAPWLAEPPELVGLLCLHPALEGGMSRFVSLQTAHDELERRQPELLRRLYAPFPWDRQAEHAPDDSKVAHEPVFEPTAAGLRFRYNQSLIENAEDLTGTALDDAGREALAAMSAVLNSPALWVEFTIEKGQLQYLNNWLFAHSRTPFRDADDPERKRHLLRLWNRNEGRQTFHA from the coding sequence ATGGCACCCGCCAACACCTCCGACCGCCACGCGTGGGTCCGAAACAGCCTCTCCCACTCGGATTGGCTCGTGTCGCTGCCTGCTGGCGCCGTGGATGAGCTCGAATCGGTCGTGCACAGACTGCGGCGCGAGCCCCTGCCGACCCTGCTCCTGTCCCCGATCCAATTCGCGCTGCCGCAGTGCCGCCAGGTCATGGCGGCCGTCGCGCGGCAGCTTCGCGATGGGATCGGGCTGGCAGTGCTCGATCGGGTTCCCGTCGAGCGCTTCTCGGCGGAGGAGAACCGGGCTCTCGGGTGGCTCCTCGGATCCCTCCTGGGACGCCTCGTGGCGCAGAAGTGGGACGGCACGATGCTGTACGACGTCCGGGACACCGGCCGGGCCCTGACCTACGGAGTGCGGCGGTCCGTGACGAATCTCGATCTTCAGTTCCACACGGACGCGCCGTGGCTGGCGGAGCCGCCCGAGCTCGTCGGGCTGCTCTGCCTGCATCCGGCGCTCGAAGGGGGCATGAGCCGCTTCGTGAGCCTGCAGACGGCGCATGACGAGCTCGAGCGGCGCCAGCCGGAGCTGCTCCGCCGCCTGTACGCGCCCTTCCCCTGGGACCGGCAGGCCGAGCACGCGCCGGATGACTCCAAGGTCGCCCATGAGCCGGTGTTCGAGCCCACGGCCGCCGGCCTGCGCTTCCGCTACAACCAGAGCCTCATCGAGAACGCCGAAGACTTGACGGGAACCGCGCTCGACGATGCCGGGCGCGAAGCGTTGGCGGCCATGAGCGCCGTCCTGAACTCACCTGCGCTGTGGGTGGAGTTCACGATCGAGAAAGGCCAGCTCCAGTATCTGAACAACTGGCTCTTCGCCCACAGCCGGACACCGTTTCGCGACGCCGACGACCCCGAGCGAAAGCGCCACCTGCTCCGACTGTGGAACCGCAACGAGGGCCGGCAGACCTTCCACGCGTAG
- a CDS encoding insulinase family protein: MRAVLVLVMTAALQLLPLVPARAASLADEKLPTDPALVTGTLPNGLAYIIRPHKNPEGRVGIWLHVASGSLNETEAQRGLAHYLEHMAFNGTANFPPGSVVPFFQSLGMAFGRDQNAFTGFDQTTYTLTLPGGGRDLVEKGMLYMADIAMRMSLGPAEIDSEREVILEEKRARSGARQRVQDQVYERLAPESTLGRRLPIGIEQTIKSVTRPDFQDYYSRWYVLSNMTLIVVGDMDPAMVADVIAQQFGGAPAAPKPAPRDAGVKPTTGPRAIVVTDPELTRADVSIVRLEPPRGPVTTVGQERHELVGRIGMWTFDRRASAEIAAGRASFLEVDASTQEYPGTMRMISVEASGLPGTWRAMLKDLGIALQRARLHGFTEREVQDARVALLADAEEGARREATRPAREVLRQLNGDVTRGSRSISAAQKQALLQRLLPGITAREVSDAFAAAFDPSRAMFIAELPASDEVPSGAQLLALGRAAVAVKPGKPAEVARATTLLATAPRGGAVAESLPHPASGVTSMWLDNGVRVHHRYMDQRKNEASIAITLAGGPIQETAANRGITEAALRAWDRPATSRLSSTQIRDLMTGAKVRVRGAATGDTVTLTVSGDAAELERGLQLAYLLLTDPLIEQPALEQWRDAEVQRINQRKSQPMQVLVDTSTAAIYPPGAVRARPLTVEQVRAITRPAAQEWLRRLITEAPIEAAVVGDVDRDTATRLAAKYLAALPARPRISDKTLADLRAIPPPQGPISVAESIETLTPQAGVLAGFFGADLRDVRDTRLLNVASRVLTTRMTKSIREERQLVYSIGASSEPAVVYPGFGLFAAIAPTDPGKAPALAAAIEEMFADFAKGGPTPDELAVAKKQMANLLDETLKTPNFWLNRLSTLDYRALGLDDLLDAPAQYQRFTAREIQDAFVRYDRPDARFRFVITPRP; encoded by the coding sequence ATGCGTGCGGTCCTGGTCCTGGTGATGACGGCGGCGCTCCAACTGCTGCCCTTGGTTCCGGCCCGGGCGGCGTCGCTCGCCGATGAGAAGCTGCCGACCGATCCGGCCCTTGTGACGGGCACCCTGCCCAACGGGCTCGCCTACATCATCCGCCCGCATAAGAATCCCGAGGGCCGCGTGGGCATCTGGCTCCACGTCGCCTCGGGCTCGCTCAACGAGACCGAAGCGCAGCGGGGTCTCGCCCACTATCTCGAGCACATGGCGTTCAACGGCACCGCCAACTTTCCGCCGGGCTCGGTCGTGCCCTTCTTCCAATCGCTGGGCATGGCCTTCGGGCGCGACCAGAACGCGTTCACGGGCTTCGACCAGACCACGTACACGCTGACGCTGCCGGGCGGGGGACGCGACCTCGTCGAGAAGGGGATGCTGTACATGGCGGACATCGCCATGCGAATGAGCCTGGGGCCCGCCGAGATCGACAGCGAGCGCGAGGTCATCCTCGAGGAGAAGCGCGCGCGCTCGGGGGCGCGACAGCGCGTGCAGGATCAGGTCTACGAGCGGCTCGCGCCCGAATCGACGCTCGGCCGGCGGCTGCCCATCGGCATCGAGCAGACGATCAAGTCGGTGACGCGCCCGGATTTCCAGGACTACTACTCGCGCTGGTACGTGCTGAGCAACATGACGCTGATCGTGGTGGGCGACATGGACCCCGCCATGGTCGCCGACGTGATCGCGCAGCAGTTCGGCGGCGCCCCCGCGGCGCCGAAGCCGGCGCCTCGCGATGCGGGGGTCAAGCCGACGACGGGGCCGCGCGCCATCGTGGTCACCGACCCCGAGCTGACCCGGGCTGATGTCTCGATTGTGAGGCTCGAGCCGCCGCGGGGTCCGGTGACGACCGTCGGCCAGGAGCGGCACGAGCTGGTCGGGCGGATCGGCATGTGGACGTTCGACCGCCGGGCGAGCGCGGAGATCGCCGCGGGCCGCGCCTCTTTCCTCGAAGTGGACGCGTCGACACAGGAGTATCCCGGCACGATGCGGATGATCTCCGTCGAAGCCTCGGGCCTGCCGGGGACGTGGCGCGCCATGCTGAAGGACCTCGGGATCGCCCTGCAGCGCGCCCGGCTCCACGGCTTCACCGAGCGCGAGGTGCAGGACGCGCGCGTGGCTCTCCTCGCCGATGCGGAGGAGGGCGCGCGGCGGGAGGCGACGCGCCCGGCGCGGGAGGTACTGCGCCAGCTCAACGGGGATGTCACCCGCGGGAGCCGGTCGATTTCGGCGGCCCAGAAGCAGGCACTCCTCCAGCGCTTGCTGCCCGGCATCACGGCCCGTGAGGTCTCGGATGCCTTCGCCGCTGCTTTCGATCCGAGCCGCGCCATGTTCATCGCCGAGCTTCCCGCGAGTGACGAGGTGCCGAGCGGGGCCCAGCTCCTGGCGCTCGGCCGGGCTGCCGTCGCCGTCAAGCCCGGCAAGCCGGCCGAGGTGGCGCGGGCGACGACGCTCCTGGCAACCGCGCCCCGCGGCGGCGCCGTGGCCGAGAGCCTGCCGCACCCGGCGAGCGGCGTCACGTCGATGTGGCTCGACAACGGCGTGCGCGTGCACCACCGCTACATGGATCAGCGCAAGAACGAGGCGAGCATCGCGATCACGCTGGCCGGGGGGCCGATCCAGGAGACGGCGGCGAACCGCGGGATCACCGAGGCGGCGCTGCGCGCCTGGGACCGCCCGGCGACGAGCCGGCTGTCGAGCACGCAGATCCGGGACCTGATGACGGGAGCGAAGGTGCGCGTGCGTGGCGCGGCGACGGGAGACACCGTGACGCTGACGGTCTCCGGCGATGCCGCCGAGCTCGAGCGCGGGCTCCAGCTGGCCTATCTCCTGCTGACCGATCCGCTCATCGAGCAGCCGGCGCTCGAGCAGTGGAGGGATGCGGAGGTGCAGCGGATCAACCAGCGGAAGAGCCAGCCGATGCAAGTGCTGGTGGATACGAGCACGGCGGCCATCTATCCGCCGGGCGCGGTCCGGGCCAGGCCGCTGACCGTCGAGCAGGTCCGCGCGATCACGCGCCCGGCCGCGCAGGAGTGGCTCCGGCGCCTCATCACGGAGGCGCCCATCGAGGCGGCCGTGGTCGGGGACGTCGATCGGGATACGGCCACGCGCCTTGCGGCGAAGTACCTGGCCGCGCTGCCCGCGCGGCCGCGCATCAGCGACAAGACGCTCGCGGATCTCCGCGCCATCCCCCCCCCGCAGGGGCCGATCAGCGTCGCGGAGTCAATCGAGACGCTGACGCCCCAGGCCGGCGTCCTTGCCGGCTTCTTCGGCGCCGACCTCCGCGACGTGCGCGACACGCGGCTACTCAACGTGGCCTCGCGGGTGCTCACCACGCGCATGACGAAGTCCATCAGGGAGGAGAGGCAGCTTGTCTACAGCATCGGCGCGTCCTCCGAGCCGGCCGTGGTCTATCCGGGGTTCGGGCTTTTCGCGGCGATCGCCCCGACCGACCCCGGCAAGGCGCCGGCGCTGGCGGCGGCGATTGAGGAGATGTTCGCCGACTTCGCCAAGGGCGGGCCGACGCCCGACGAGCTCGCCGTGGCCAAGAAGCAGATGGCGAACCTCCTGGACGAGACGCTCAAGACGCCGAATTTCTGGCTGAACAGGCTCTCGACGCTCGACTACCGCGCGCTCGGCCTCGACGATCTCCTCGACGCCCCGGCCCAGTACCAGCGCTTCACCGCCCGGGAGATCCAGGACGCCTTCGTCCGCTACGACCGGCCCGACGCCCGCTTCCGCTTCGTCATCACCCCACGACCGTAA
- a CDS encoding isocitrate/isopropylmalate family dehydrogenase → MAMKTIVALPGQGIGPEVVDATCELLMGTGLPLKILTPPQDNPLPEETKRAAREADGVLFGAAGPSTSHVVSWLRWEMSAWAGVRPIRFYPGMRSPLTDPEGIDYILLRENSEGIYPGREGDLADLVKVMPDLSDRTGRKVKDYGTVGRFAVKVVTPKGAERIARFAVELARKRKAQGKPGKITCVTKSNVMPRTDGLYQETAERIVREAGGLQFEHFHVDDAARRLVRFPKSMDVVLCMNLYGDILSDLGAETAGGLGLAPSGNFGDGWAYFESVHGSAPDIAGQGIANPTATIRSAALMLEHMGMGAEAQRLDAAVGRVYRDGKTLTPDQGGMAKTREMAQAVLAAYRG, encoded by the coding sequence ATGGCCATGAAGACCATCGTTGCGCTGCCGGGCCAGGGCATCGGCCCCGAAGTCGTGGACGCCACCTGCGAGCTCCTGATGGGCACGGGTCTACCGCTCAAGATCCTGACCCCGCCCCAGGACAATCCCCTACCCGAGGAAACCAAGCGCGCGGCCCGCGAGGCCGACGGCGTGCTCTTCGGCGCGGCCGGCCCGTCCACGAGTCACGTGGTTTCGTGGCTCCGCTGGGAAATGAGCGCGTGGGCCGGGGTGCGGCCGATCCGCTTCTACCCGGGGATGCGCTCGCCGCTGACCGACCCCGAGGGCATCGACTATATCCTCCTGCGCGAGAACAGCGAGGGTATCTACCCGGGCCGCGAGGGTGACCTGGCTGATCTCGTCAAGGTCATGCCCGACCTCTCCGACCGGACGGGTCGCAAGGTGAAGGACTACGGCACCGTGGGGCGCTTCGCCGTAAAGGTGGTCACGCCCAAGGGCGCCGAGCGCATCGCCCGCTTCGCCGTCGAGCTGGCCCGCAAGCGGAAGGCCCAGGGTAAGCCCGGCAAGATCACCTGCGTGACCAAGTCGAACGTCATGCCTCGCACCGACGGGCTCTACCAGGAGACCGCCGAGCGCATCGTGCGCGAAGCCGGCGGGCTCCAATTCGAGCACTTCCACGTGGACGACGCCGCGCGGCGCCTCGTGCGCTTTCCCAAGTCCATGGACGTCGTCCTCTGCATGAACCTGTACGGCGACATCCTGTCCGACCTCGGCGCCGAGACGGCAGGCGGGCTCGGTCTCGCGCCGTCCGGCAACTTCGGCGACGGCTGGGCCTATTTCGAATCGGTCCACGGCTCGGCCCCCGACATCGCGGGGCAGGGCATCGCCAACCCCACCGCGACCATTCGCTCGGCCGCGCTGATGCTGGAACACATGGGCATGGGCGCCGAAGCGCAGCGGCTCGACGCCGCCGTGGGACGCGTGTACCGGGACGGCAAGACGCTGACGCCCGACCAGGGCGGCATGGCCAAGACCCGCGAGATGGCCCAGGCCGTCCTCGCGGCGTATCGAGGATAA